Proteins from a genomic interval of Ptychodera flava strain L36383 chromosome 7, AS_Pfla_20210202, whole genome shotgun sequence:
- the LOC139137554 gene encoding signal recognition particle receptor subunit beta-like: MATRRADGLDQYVNLIKEELATQDPLILGVGVAVVVVILTILILKFISGRKNTRRSVLLVGLCDAGKTVLYSRLISGKYAKTQTSIKENSGSYEIKNEKKGRLKVVDLPGHERLRNQSLDQFKDQARGIIFVVDSATLQKEIKEVAECLYNVLSDNVISYNSPPILVACNKSDVTTAKSANIIKTQLEKEMNTLRVTRSAALAGTDSSGGSNNVFLGKQGKDFEFSHLSPIQVEFVECSAKGSKGEAADAEIGEIEKWLAKIA; encoded by the exons ATGGCGACAAGGAGAGCAGACGGGCTCGACCAGTAcgtaaatttgataaaagagGAGCTTGCTACACAAGATCCACTGATTCTAGGAGTAGGAGTCGCCGTAGTTGTTGTCATTTTAACTATCC TAATTTTGAAGTTCATCAGTGGCAGGAAGAATACACGTAGAAGTGTTTTACTGGTAGGACTTTGTGATGCTGGCAAGACGGTTCTCTACAGCAGG CTAATTTCTGGAAAATATGCGAAGACCCAGACTTCAATAAAAGAAAATTCTGGCAgctatgaaataaaaaatgagaaGAAAGGACGTCTTAAAGTGGTTGACCTTCCAGGACACGAGAGACTGAGAAACCAGAGTTTAGACCAGTTTAAAGATCAAGCCAG GGGTATTATCTTTGTGGTAGATAGTGCAACCTTGCAAAAAGAAATCAAGGAGGTCGCAGAGTGTCTGTACAATGTACTGAGTGATAATGTAATCTCTTACAACTCTCCACCGATTCTTGTCGCCTGTAATAAGTCAGATGTCACTACCGCCAAGTCTGCCAACATCATCAAAACACAACTGGAAAAAGAAAT GAACACCCTTCGTGTAACTCGTTCAGCGGCCTTGGCTGGGACAGACAGCTCTGGAGGAAGCAATAACGTATTTCTTGGCAAACAGGGGAAAGATTTTGAGTTCTCTCATTTGAGTCCAATTCAAGTTGAGTTTGTGGAATGCAGCGCCAAGGGCAGTAAGGGGGAGGCTGCTGACGCAGAAATTGGAGAGATAGAAAAATGGTTGGCAAAGATTGCATGA
- the LOC139137553 gene encoding uncharacterized protein, with the protein MIVAIYDDLFTKEQLDVLHAYLSSVEDNFFFGDADTGAQEDNDNVAWIKGFPCDSFVKSNVWDVVFQVAKHVSGGKEGWYPYDVSLNVIRAGDHTRIHEDCGAFEYEYTFLMYMNPDWKTNNYGETVYFNKIENHPPVRETRRRK; encoded by the exons AT GATTGTTGCAATATATGATGACCTTTTCACCAAGGAGCAGCTAGACGTCCTCCATGCATACCTGTCATCAGTGGAGGACAATTTCTTCTTTGGTGATGCAGACACAGGGGCCCAAGAAGACAATGACAACGTTGCATGGATTAAAGGTTTTCCA TGTGATTCATTTGTGAAGAGTAATGTCTGGGACGTTGTGTTTCAAGTCGCCAAGCACGTCAGCGGGGGCAAAGAAGGATGGTATCCGTATGATGTGTCGTTGAACGTTATCAGAGCCGGCGATCACACTCGCATCCATGAAGACTGCGGGGCTTTTGAA TATGAATACACATTCTTGATGTACATGAATCCAGACTGGAAGACCAACAATTACGGAGAAACGGTGTACTTCAACAAAATTGAGAATCATCCGCCTGTACGAGAAACTCGGCGAAGGAAATGA